In Kineosporia sp. NBRC 101731, the following proteins share a genomic window:
- a CDS encoding MDR family MFS transporter, protein MAEPIPASRTSYEGPTSVPANFWVIFSGLMLTMLLSALDQTIVSTALPTIVGELEGVQHMAWVTTAYILAATIAMPVYGRIGDLVGRKTLFLSGIAIFLVGSTIAGLSQDMTMLIIGRGIQGLGGGGLMITSQAIIADLVPARQRAKYMAPIGAVFGLSSVAGPLLGGWFTDSIGWRYAFWINLPLGGLALIVCAIVLKLPKHKATAKLDVIGFVLMAAAVTATVLVADWGGTEYDWTDPLVIGTGIGGVLAWILFFVWESRTSDPLIPLYLFRSRIFNMATLIGMIVIGVGMFAIIGYLPTYLQMVYGVSATESGLLLIPMVVGIMSAAIPSGNAISRTGKYRMYPIGGVALVMLAALLMSTLSVDTPVALICVYVFVLGAGLGLMMQTLVLAVQNDFPASDVGTATSSNNFFREIGATLGIAGVGAVFTSRLTDQLATRLDASSAQSVGNTDALTPALVHALPQAAQDAVIASYQHALTPVFLYLIPLFAVGLVLAFLLPEKELADGHAAESPADPVTV, encoded by the coding sequence ATGGCTGAACCGATCCCAGCCTCCCGAACGTCCTACGAAGGCCCCACCAGCGTCCCCGCCAACTTCTGGGTCATCTTCAGCGGCCTGATGCTGACGATGCTGCTGTCCGCGCTCGACCAGACCATCGTCAGCACCGCGCTGCCCACGATCGTCGGTGAGCTCGAGGGCGTGCAGCACATGGCCTGGGTGACCACCGCGTACATCCTGGCCGCCACCATCGCCATGCCGGTCTACGGACGCATCGGTGACCTGGTCGGCCGCAAGACCCTGTTCCTGTCGGGTATCGCGATCTTCCTGGTCGGCTCCACCATTGCCGGTCTCTCGCAAGACATGACGATGCTCATCATCGGCCGCGGCATCCAGGGCCTGGGCGGCGGTGGCCTGATGATCACCTCACAGGCGATCATCGCCGACCTGGTGCCGGCCCGTCAGCGCGCCAAGTACATGGCGCCGATCGGCGCGGTCTTCGGTCTGTCCTCGGTCGCCGGCCCGCTGCTGGGCGGCTGGTTCACCGACAGCATCGGCTGGCGCTACGCGTTCTGGATCAACCTGCCGCTGGGCGGCCTGGCGCTGATCGTGTGTGCCATCGTGCTGAAGCTACCCAAGCACAAGGCCACCGCCAAGCTCGACGTCATCGGCTTCGTGCTGATGGCCGCCGCCGTCACCGCGACCGTGCTGGTCGCCGACTGGGGCGGCACCGAGTACGACTGGACCGACCCGCTGGTCATCGGCACCGGCATCGGCGGCGTGCTGGCCTGGATCCTGTTCTTCGTCTGGGAGAGCCGCACCAGCGACCCGCTGATCCCGCTCTACCTGTTCCGCAGCCGCATCTTCAACATGGCCACGCTGATCGGCATGATCGTCATCGGCGTCGGGATGTTCGCGATCATCGGCTATCTGCCCACCTACCTGCAGATGGTCTACGGCGTCAGCGCCACCGAGTCCGGCCTGCTGTTGATCCCGATGGTCGTCGGCATCATGTCCGCGGCCATCCCCTCGGGCAACGCGATCAGCCGCACCGGCAAGTACCGGATGTACCCCATCGGCGGCGTCGCGCTGGTCATGCTGGCGGCCCTGCTGATGTCCACGCTGAGCGTCGACACCCCCGTCGCGCTGATCTGCGTCTACGTCTTCGTGCTGGGCGCCGGCCTCGGCCTGATGATGCAGACCCTGGTTCTGGCCGTGCAGAACGACTTCCCGGCCTCCGACGTGGGCACCGCCACCTCCTCGAACAACTTCTTCCGGGAGATCGGCGCCACCCTCGGCATCGCCGGGGTCGGCGCGGTGTTCACCAGCCGGCTCACCGACCAGCTCGCCACCCGTCTGGACGCCTCGTCCGCCCAGTCCGTCGGCAACACCGACGCACTCACCCCGGCCCTGGTCCACGCTCTGCCCCAGGCTGCGCAGGACGCCGTGATCGCGTCCTACCAGCACGCGCTCACACCCGTGTTCCTCTACCTGATCCCGCTGTTCGCGGTAGGCCTGGTGCTGGCCTTCCTGCTGCCGGAGAAGGAACTGGCCGACGGTCACGCGGCCGAGTCGCCGGCGGATCCGGTCACGGTGTAG